Part of the Cinclus cinclus chromosome 10, bCinCin1.1, whole genome shotgun sequence genome is shown below.
CAAGGTTTTGTTCTTCAACTTGTTCATTAAGTTCTCATTAATTTATTCAAATACTATGTGTGTTGACTTTTTGTGTACGTATATGCAGATACATGTGATTGTGCAATAGTGGGCCATGAGGATGTCTTAATGACTTTTAAAGACTGTTACAGTAAGTGGAGTTCTGCAGTTTATTATGTATTcctaaattaattatttttttcctgaaaatgggATTATAACTGGTCCAATTACTGTTCATTAGTGACCCATCTGCATGACTGCAGAGTTCATTGTGGTTTAATAGAGAAAATGCAACAGAAACCCTGCCAAAGTCTCAGCTGTAGTTTTGTATTCTGCATTGCTCAAAGCACACATACATGTGTGGCTAGgtaattctgtatttctgaaaatattctttttcatttatatgtGCCAAGTAGTTAGAAGATAATTTTGGTTACGAGATACTTTTCATACACCGTTTATTTAAGGAAGATTGTTTTGCAGCTATGTTCgtactttgtttttcattattcttttaaTGGTTCTGAGTTAGCTTCTATTTTAAGAGTAGTGGGAATTtgagatgaaaatatttgaaaagggtcccttttagaaattaaattagatCTTGAGGGGCATGTGGTCATGGAGCTGGAACAGCTTGGGAACTAGTCCAGGAGAAAGAAGTCCTGTGTGCCAAGGAGGGCTGGTGTCCCTGACCTCGGTGGCTGTGTGGATCTGTCTCCCTTCCCCAAGGCACTGGGGGAGCAGACACCTCAGAACAGCACTGGTTAATTCAGGTGTGATGATTTGTGGGAGCTGGGGAGAAACTGGACTGCAGTGGATGGACACTGTGAccactgctggagcagcagggccaAGGGTTTGTTGCACATTGCTTTGTGGTGAGGGCCAGGGCTGCAGTATTGCCAGGAGTGGGAGAAATACCTGTGGTGGCAGGAAACTTTACATGCATCTACCTGTCATAGACATGAGTATGAAGTTCCAATGCTGTGTCATTTTCTTCTGAGGTGCTGCTGTTCTTGGCCAGGGGATGCCCTGGGAAGACGAGCCTGCTTGAGAATAGCTGTCACTTTGCAGCACTGTTCTTTGGACTCCCTCAGGGTACTGCAGGATGGATCTGGGTTGTCCATCCTTAGGCAATGTGGGCCacaccccctttttttttcctgagacaCTGTCCTTGGTGCCTTCCCTTGCTGAACAGTGTGTAAGCAgggcacagcacccagcacCACATGTTGGGCAGATGACTGCCCATGTGATGAGATGGACTAACATGAAGTGCAGCACTTGAACCTGTGAATGTCCAGTCCCTCAAACAACCGTGTCCATAAAGTGATGGGAAAGCTGCTGCCACACATGCCAGCCATGTGGTGGGCACACATGGGCTGGGCCAGGCTGGTTGTTTTTGGGTATAGGAGTTTGCCCATCTGGAGAACACGTCATGGGCAGGGGAGCATGCAGCAGGAGCAAGTGGCTGCCTGAGGGGGCATGGTTCAGTGCTAGACAGTGAAAGGACAGTCAGGTTCAGCTGTGAATACAGTGCTCATGCTGTAATGGGAGAAGTACCATCAGGAGACAGAAGGTAGCAGCACTGGATGGGTCTGAATTCAAGAGGTGTATGAAAGAAGAGTTCACCAGCTTTTGCAGACGTTAAGGAAACTTTCCTGTCTGACCATTCAGATGCAACTCTGGGAGTCCATTTCTATCTCCTCCCAGATGCTGTTCTCTTAGGAATTTGTATCACACATCTAAAGCCTTGACCTCAAACTACATTTAGGGAGAAGGGGAGGTTTGTCCCATTGCCAGGATtgctggctgtgtgtgctgaaaGGCTGGTTCAGAGTATTGCTGTTCCAGTGGTCAGGTTTTGGTTTTACTTCCAACCTGATGATTCCTGGTCAGATGATAGtcttcccacccccccccccccttcagcttctttcttctctggccatggttttctttctctgtgacaTTTCTAGAGAAGTTTCAGTCCTGAAATTGGTGGGTTTAAATTATCAGgctcttaaaaattattttcctagcATAGTAGTTTCTCTGCTGTATGATCAtaatctttctttgtttctgtttaaattAATCTTTGAGGGGTGTGGAGGGCCTTGTTCAAGACTGAACAGTATTTATCCTCTGGGAAGACTGCTCTGAAtgtgtcctgctgcagcagttTTCTTTTCCCGTTTGTATCATATTAGGAGTACTAGTGATCAACTGCTACACCCTGTCTCTTCTCAGATGCTTACAACTCATGAAATCTCAGCTAAAATTTCCAAGTATGTAGCTTGCATCTTATAGTAGTGAATTTAATTCATGTGCCATTATTCCAGATTTACAGATTTCTGCTATCTCAGGTGCCCTCTGGATAATGCCTACTTAATCATGTCTTGTGTGTCTCTCCTTGGCTGTGTATCAATATTACTCCAAAGCAATTTTCTAACAAGACAGTACCAGTAACCTTCCTCCAGCCTAATGAACTGCCAATACCACCAGAAGCAGCTGCCCCAGCTTTCTCTGCTAGTCCTCACTGCCTTTACTGCCCACAGCCAGTCATTTCACATACAGAACTTTCCTGGCTATTGTGGCAGCGTCCAAGGAGAGATGTGGCATGTTTTTTAGTTCTGGAAATTGCCTACAACCCTGCTAGGTTTGATcctgttttctctttatttattcTTCTTATAACTCATGAAGTGCCCTAAGCTGTCTCTGGAAAGGGCACTCTTGTCCCTTTCCACACAGCTCTTATGCACTTCCCAGAAGAGAATCCTGGGTGCAGAGGGGTAAGGAAGGCACCAAAGGTTCAGGACTTTCTGTCCTTGCCTGGAGAGAGAGAATCCACATTTGTTGAGAAAGAGGGTTTAAGAACCAAACCATGGAATTTTATTTGTTCTCTCGCTGCGTTGTTCTGCTTGCTGCTGTTCGGTTTCAAAACTGTGATAGGAAGCAATGAAtgaattccttatttttcttttaaagtagcttttgctttacctactGGACTACCTTTTTCTCGAAAGTTTTCAcgcttttttccttctgccccTTTTTTCTGTCCCTCGGGGGGAGTGAGTGACTGGGCTGATTCCACTCCAGGACTGGAACAGCTTTGGAGGCCAGTGCCTTCAGGAATAGGGAAAGAGTGGTGGGAACTGATGGAAGGAGCATGTTGTTAAAACCTTgacaaaaaagggaaatgtgAATGCATGAACCTCTAAAAAGTATTTCTCCTTTGGTCATATAACGCATCACACCAACATACACAGTGTCAGTACTGTCGGTGCTGTGTATCCTGTTTGTGAAGTTTAGACTTCAGGAAGTTCAGGACTGAACTTCCTCCTGTGGCCAGACTATCATTTCTGATGATGattgttattattattctttatcCAGTTTTCTTAGCTGCaatttttctgccttaagtTTATATATGTCAGTAACTTACTAATACCTGTATAGTAAAGTgaatgctgtattttaaatacttttatctTACTTTCAATAAGCATGAAAAAATACTGTAGAGATAGCACTTCACACAGTTTAAAACATTTGTATTAACCCAGAGTGGATGAACTGTGGTCCCAGAGAGGCGCGAAGTTCAGCAGTagctctgcagctggcaggAACTGCCCTGCATGGGCAGGGGGACATGATGGTTCCTTCAGCCTGAGGAATCTGCTATCATGAGGGTCTGCTGCAAGTCCTTTAAGGTCCAACTAATTCTCAATTATGTGCTGTAGGAGATGAATACGATGTGTGTGCCATCTGTCTGGATGAATACGAGGATGGAGACAAGCTCAGGATCCTTCCATGCTCTCATGGTAAGCAGCTGTATTTTAGGTTTGAATTTAGATTAAAACAGCTTTCCAAAACACTGTCCAAAACCTACAGCAAATATATTTAGTAAGTGGTttataaaattccattttgctAATATGTAAGACTGAATGTACAAAGTAGGAAAAGTGAAAGCtcgctttctttttttaaaaactaaagaGCTAGCATTCCCACTTTGCATTTTCCCTTCAATGtacacaagaaagaaaacctgGGCTTGATGCTGTCCCCTTAATACCCATATTTATTGTAATACTTTTACATTTAACAGAATAGGCCTTCGCTTTCCCCAAGACAAGTGAACCACAAAACTTCAATTGAGCTCTTGGTGACTTAGAGGTACAGCTGAAGGGATGAGTCTGTCCTGAGGTCTGCAGCCATGCACACCACTGCCTGACTGCGCCTGGAAGTCAGttagtgaaatatttttccctgtgacAGTCTTTCTCAAGTCTGGCCCACTGCAGAGGTGTAGCAGCCTTCTATACACAACCAGCACAGCAGGTGACAGGCTGAGCTTTTTAGAACCTCAGTCAGGAAACCAATTTCAAAGCAGGCTGACAAACAAGGAGTTCTCAGAAGAGAAAGAGCAGGTCCATGGCATCTCCCCCAGTAGGGGGACTGCAGAGGTAACTTAACTTGAACAGCACCAGCCCCCACCCTCAGTTTGTGTGTAGAACGTGTTTCCAGTGTGCTTGACCAGGTACTGAGTGTGGTATTGCTGGCCCATGTAAATACCAGCTCTTTGCCAAATAGAAGTCTCTCTTACTAAGAAGAGCTGAATTTTTAATATCGTAagtaagaaaaatacttttttttttttaacagtctAGTTGCAGTGCCAATTGCAGCTGTAATTTAAGATCCACAAAATCATGTGGTAGTATTATTTAATAGTGAGGTGCTTTGATACATGTTGGTGTAGAGGTGAGAGGCAATGTGAGGATGATGATGGTGGGCATGCTTGCTGCAAATTGGATTGAATTGCTCAAAAAACTTTAAGGTTTGTCATCAGATGTGGCCTGTTCCCACTCACTCAGTAGAGAGCACAGGTATTCATTGCATATACCCACATGAGTGAGATCCTAAGCCATGAGGTGTTTTGTACAGGCTATGTGCCAGCAAATTTGGGACTAAAATTCTCTATGTGAGTTACATTCAGAAATTCTTCAGTGTCACTGAACAGAAACATGGTTTAGCAGGTTTCCCTATCCTTTTCACTATTACAATTATGtccttgtgttttgttttctaacaGCATATCACTGCAAGTGTGTGGACCCGTGGctgacaaaaacaaagaaaacctgtCCTGTGTGTAAGCAGAAAGTGGTCCCTTCCCAGGGGGACTCTGACTCGGAGACAGACAgcagccaagaggagaatgaggTGTCTGAGAACACTCCTCTGCTCAGACCTTTGGCCTCGGTCAGCACGCAGTCCTTCGGGGCTCTGTCAGAGTCCCATTCTCATCAGAACATGACTGAGTCCTCGGAGTATGAGGAGGATGACAATGACAATGTTGATAGCAGTGATGCAGAAAATGGGATGAATGAAGAAAGTGTAGTGGTTCAGCTGCAGCCCAGTGAGGACAGGGAGTACAGAGTGGCAAACACTGTCTGAGACTACTAATGACCCATAGGTGTATGAACAAAAGGGTTCTTAAGGCTATTTACAAACCTTGGCATAGGGAATCTCTTTTAATCTGTAATCCATTTGGTTTCTTTGATAGGAGCAGCAGTTCATGTAGTAGTACTCTGGTTAAATCATTACAGgtagatttattttttggttCAGGTATTCAGTCACACATTCTGTCTTCTCAAAACCAACAGTTAAACTGGACTTCACAATGCTAATGAATAATGTTAATAGTTTATATcaatagaaatatttcagagactGAATGTCTCTTGTTGAAATGGGATTTCTCTGGaaaaatttttccattttgtagCTACAACTGGGTCATCCTGAGAGCAATATTTATTACATGTAGATATGTGTTACCCCTTAGGCCCAACAAAAACTGTATTTGCATGTTTGTATAGTTTTCCTAAAAACTGTCACCACTGCTGAAAGGCAAATGTAGAACAGATCAATATTCTGTGTGCTGGTATgtcaaaacaaagcagaagaaattccAATTTTATCTCAAAGCAGTGATTCCAAATAATCCTTGGTGTTTGCCATGGTAGCTAAGTTTAAGCAGTTCCATTGAGCAATTCCCAGGATGAGGAAACTTAGAATATATGTTTAGTTTTGAGCAATTCACAAGGTCAGGTCCACCATAAGCACATTAATTGTCCCTCCTTGCTACTACTTTGTTGTCTGGTTTCCAGTGAGGAGGTGGGAGTTGGGAGACAACCAAGACAGAGGTTTTGTTTCACATAGAAAAAGAAGTTTAGGGTAAGTATTATATTGATCTTTGGCTCATATACCTCTTACTAAGAGCATTTTATGCTGCATTAGTCTGCTAAACTGTATAtaaaaaattgttcttttcaAATACCTGATTTGAAAACAAGTGCTTACACCTGTCTCACAGAACTCAGTACTTACCAGTGTATCACAAAAAAGATTCTATATAATACCTCTGTAACTATGTAGAAAGTAAAACCATGCATATACtcaaatggagatttttttatatGGCCTTGACTAAGGAAAGCTTGAAAGAATGTTAATAAACATGTTTTCCACTTTAAATACCAGATGTTTATTGAACTTTTGCATCAGTTGAGACCTTGTGTACGCTTATATTACTGAGGGTGAAGTGCTTTTGAAGATGCAGAACATGGAACTGTTGGGATCTTGAGCAGACGTTTCCTGTGTCACACAGTGAATTACAGTATAAGGAATGACCAGTGCTATGTGCAGGGGTCTGAGTTATGCAGAAAACCTTCCTTTTTGTTCACTTCTAGCTTGAGGAGGAGTTTGGACTGGCCAGAGTCAGTAGTTTGCCTGGGGAAGTGTGAAGGAAGACCAGGGTGCTCTGAACAATTCCCAGCCAGCTGGCAGCAcctgcagagccacagcccagctctAGAACCTGGACAGAAGATGGCAGGTGAGGTGGGCCCAGATAGGATTTCTGACCTAACACTGTAGGCAGCCACACACCCTGCTTTTCTGGGCCTGGCTGAGAGCAGGGAAGTTTATTTTGCACAATGAGGCACAGTGAAAGGATAATAATGAAAGGATGATTCATATTCAAaccactgctgccagcagccatggGGTAATGACAGTTAGTGTAGTGGTATATTTCCACCAGGCAGAATTCCCCTTCAGCGTGCATGTGTCTAGGTGAGTCCAAATGGGAAAATGGCTTCTGGAAATGTAATTACTAAGCTGAAAGATGTTTCTTAAAATAGGTCGCCGCTGTTGCTGCGAGTGTGTATGTTTATTCGCTAATGTATTCCAGGCTTCCTAAAATCTGAGGAGTTCCAGAACCATGAACTGAACTAAACTTTGTAATATGGCTCTTGTGTAATTCTAGTGCCTGCAATCAGTTGCAGACACAGTTACGCTAGGACAATTCACCAACAAATGCATTTGATAAAGTAATTTGAACAACACCTAATTCTTAACCAAGCAGAAGTATACAGGTGCCATACACCTCAAGAGAGGGGCATTGGTCAGAAAGGAACAGTATCATGCTAAGGAATGTAATGACAAGTGCCTGGTGCGTGCTGCCAGCACCTGCTCTGCGTGAGGTGCTGCTACAGTCGATTGCATCCACTCTGACCTTAACCACAGAAGCCGCTTTGGGAATGTAATACCCTCATCCTCCTAACCAGGGAGAAACACAGTTCTGCAGTCAAAAGGTGAGTGCAGCTTTGCGTtcagacactgagctcagcttCACTGGTGTTTTATGGGGAAAGCAGATCTGCATCCTCTGTACCAGTTACTACTCAACAGGAATCTGCTCTGGGTGTGTGTTGGTCTGCTCTAACTTTGGCACTGGGAGATCCAGTTCAGACACAGAGCCACTTGGCAGTGGGAGAATATGAACACTATATATAGGAAGGTTTTAGTTAGACCCAGGTCTAGTGCCAAGCAGAGGAACAGGTGCAGCTGCCACCAATGATGAAGGtgtgggggaaggaggggagaaCAAAGGTGTTTTCAGGTTCTGTCCAGAAGCACCTGACTAGTTCAAGGGCCTAAGAAGGCCGAGCCTGTCTACAGATTCACCTCCCATGATCTGGGCTCGCCTGTCCTCCCATCCCCCAAGCTCCAGGGTTCACCATCACAGCCTCTTGGGCCTGTGTTTTTAGTTCTCAGCAGAAGTAACAAATACAGGTGCAATCTTTTAAGGTAACGGAGACCTTAAATCTGTCCCTTCTCTGGGTGAGGGGAGTACATTCCCACCCTGGGTGTTCTGACCTGGACAGGCCACCGCAGACTCCTCTGCCAGGTCCAATGCCAAGTCACCCTCCGCTTGTTTCAGGAATGGTGTATTGGGCATTCAGAGGGCAGGGGCACCCTTCACAAGAGAGCTGGATACATGTGGAATTGAGAGATGAGAAATCATCTCCTAATTTAAGATCTACCCCAAAGACTGCCTGGCTTTTGACTTTTGACTATTATCACACTACTTATGATACTATCATATCCTACTATTTACTGCTGTCCTACAAAACTTCAAACTGCACTTAGTCCTCCTGTTTGTGTGGCCAGCCATGCACTGAAGGGCCTCAGATTTCCTGGGTGTGAGGTGGAAAAATTATCAACAATccagttttgtttggttggaataaatttatttcatctGTCTGTAAACAAGGTGTTTTTAATAGTTATGGCATTTTTTGAAATGCATATTAAATCAGATGAGTTAGACTGTATCCCAGATGTAACAAAGTGCAGGGAAAGAAATGGACAAATCAGCAACAAGAATTTGTTTAAATCTGTACATTATCCACAAGGCCCAACAATAGAAGCAAATACTAGAATGTCCCTAAGGTAGTGCCAGTCAAAAGAAACTCTCAGAGTCAGTTAAAATCCATCTCACAATAGCaacagttcattttttttttttaacaatagtATGGCACagaatacatattaaaaaattcATCACAAGACAGCCAAGTCAGTTATTCCAACCACTACCATCTCCCATTTATTCTTTAGTATACAGAGTTCTGCAGTTCTTGCAATGGACATACAGGTCAGAACCGTGCCTGAACTGAGTTTGGTTACATTTCAGATGACTTGTGGACAAGGCAGCTCACTCCATCATTTCTGCAGCAAGGGTATGACAGGCCagatgaagatttttaatttgaaatggtATTTTGACAGTTTAGCTTACAAACTACCAACCTTCATCCAAACAGTGGCTTCAGAGCAGCCAAACTCTGTACCACTGAGTGGTCGGGCAGAAAGACTGAAGCCAGTCAGAGCTCCTAGGGTAGCTGAAGGTGGCAGTTTTGCACAATGACATTGCAGTTTCATATTAAAAACCAAAGACaacaccccccaccccccgacCCCCAAGCTGCAAATTAAAGTTGGTCCTATGAGAAACTGAAACCAGACACACTCCAGCTGGTTATACCAGGCTAGCTAATGGCTACAGTGGCAGCCTTGCACAAGTCAGCTACAGAACAGgagctggcaaaaaaaaaaaaaaaaaagaaaaaaaagaaaaaaaaaaagtgcctgaGCTATTGTAATGATGGAATGTCTGGGGAGTCCCTCGGATGGTGGTTTAAGGTTATGGGAGGAAGTACATCTGTACCCTTTCATAGTTTTGTGATTGCACTTGTTAAGCAGTACAACCTTCAGACAACATCAAGAAAAAGTAAGAGACTTCAGCCTACAGTGAAGTGCAATGACAAAACTATGTGACATTAATAGCTTTTGAGTGGCAAATTCGTTAAACAAACCAGGCACTATAAAAATGGGTGTAAGCAAACACATGGgtttaaaaaacagaaacaaagagagGGACAGAAGTGAAGATATGCACgcacttttttcctcccaacTGTGCTCTGTGAAAGGAAGACTAGTGAGCTGTGACTTGCTCAAAGTGCTGAAGAGGCATTGATCAAATTAGATTGTACAATCGGCACCTTGTTTAGTATCTCAGTTGGTTTAGTTGTCAATATCACACTAATTGCTAAGACGAAGCAGAGCCTACACTTGGCATGTTCCCCTCCCAAGTTTCAAGTTATCATGCATATCATCGTCATGGTGGTGGCCAGACAGGCTCGGTTACCTACAGTGGTTACAGAGGTGAACAAGGGGGAACTGGAGTTATGACAGTAGGAAGTGggtaaataaaaaaacaccaactACCATCTATGGTCTGGTAGCACTGAGCACAAGCAGGTGGTGGTGCAGACAGCTGCTACGTGGATGGGGAGAGGCTGCTCAGACATCAGACCTCCTCAGGTATAAAGCCAGTTCATATGCTTTCTTGTTGAGTGTCCCTCCATGGACACCTTCCTTTCCCATGACTATAACCAATGCTGGAGTacacaaggaaacaaaacagaaatgaaaagaattaaaggggaaaaaaaaaaaaaaaacacctttcccCACCAACAAAGGGATACAAAGGAGACACAGGTTCATACCCCATCACCCTGCATTG
Proteins encoded:
- the RNF13 gene encoding E3 ubiquitin-protein ligase RNF13 isoform X2 — protein: MGSNDIEILKKIDIPSVFIGEKSANSLKEEFTYEKGGHVVLIPEFSLPLEYYLIPFLIIVGICLILIVIFMITKFVQDRHRARRNRLRKDQLKKLPVHKFKKGDEYDVCAICLDEYEDGDKLRILPCSHAYHCKCVDPWLTKTKKTCPVCKQKVVPSQGDSDSETDSSQEENEVSENTPLLRPLASVSTQSFGALSESHSHQNMTESSEYEEDDNDNVDSSDAENGMNEESVVVQLQPSEDREYRVANTV